Proteins encoded in a region of the Mycolicibacterium duvalii genome:
- a CDS encoding Lrp/AsnC family transcriptional regulator has translation MGELGGEVLPGIDCGHVFISPRLRHTRNGRSTENQRCGRNFSEISPSMPDFERPRAVFGAIIDSMSDDNRLPLDRTDEAILQAIQEDGRISTADLARTVSLSPSSTADRVRRLVDAGVITGYTATVSPAALGYSIMAFVRLAYPSGNYKPLHDLLDVTPEVVEAHHVTGDDCFIIKVLARSMSDLERLTGRLATLGPVTTNVVYSSPLTRRRLEPA, from the coding sequence GTGGGCGAGCTTGGCGGCGAAGTACTGCCGGGCATCGACTGCGGTCATGTCTTCATCTCACCGCGACTCCGGCACACACGGAATGGGCGATCCACGGAGAATCAGCGGTGCGGCCGCAATTTCAGCGAAATATCGCCGTCAATGCCGGACTTTGAACGGCCGCGGGCGGTGTTCGGTGCGATCATCGACAGCATGAGCGACGACAACCGGCTGCCGCTGGATCGGACCGATGAGGCGATCCTGCAGGCAATCCAGGAAGACGGCCGGATCAGCACCGCCGATTTGGCCCGCACTGTGTCGCTGTCACCGAGCTCGACGGCCGATCGGGTGCGGCGCCTCGTCGATGCGGGCGTCATCACCGGTTACACCGCGACGGTCTCACCCGCCGCGCTCGGCTATTCGATCATGGCCTTCGTCCGATTGGCCTATCCGTCGGGAAACTACAAACCCCTGCACGATCTGCTGGACGTGACGCCCGAGGTTGTCGAAGCCCACCACGTGACGGGGGACGACTGTTTCATCATCAAGGTGCTGGCCCGCTCGATGTCGGACCTGGAGCGACTCACCGGCCGGCTCGCCACCCTGGGTCCCGTCACGACGAATGTCGTCTACTCCAGCCCGCTGACCAGACGCAGGCTCGAACCTGCTTGA
- a CDS encoding lipoprotein LpqH, with amino-acid sequence MITRGVLAASAAVAMLATAGCSSSPPPEYQPPPGALVAGTAQITVNGRDAGTTETVECTPAGSLMDMTTGTESSGVSVLIDNQDELTVRDVGIRDLGGFTGSYNQGLGGEASVTMIDRTYEVTGTAYGFDTDNPSFRTTGTFEIKIAC; translated from the coding sequence GTGATCACCCGAGGGGTCCTGGCCGCATCAGCTGCCGTGGCCATGCTGGCCACCGCCGGCTGCTCGTCGTCGCCGCCTCCGGAGTACCAGCCCCCGCCCGGGGCGCTGGTGGCCGGCACCGCCCAGATCACGGTCAACGGCCGCGATGCCGGCACCACCGAGACGGTCGAGTGCACGCCGGCCGGCTCGCTGATGGACATGACCACCGGCACCGAGTCATCGGGGGTGTCGGTGCTGATCGACAACCAGGACGAGCTCACCGTGCGCGATGTCGGCATTCGTGATCTGGGCGGATTCACCGGCAGCTACAACCAGGGGCTCGGCGGCGAGGCGTCGGTGACGATGATCGACCGCACCTACGAGGTCACCGGCACCGCGTATGGCTTCGACACCGACAACCCCAGTTTCCGGACCACGGGAACATTCGAAATCAAGATCGCTTGTTGA
- a CDS encoding MBL fold metallo-hydrolase codes for MRKIFDDLWETRVDSPFPGLTTHAYLWTTRRVLFYSPATAADFDELDSLGGVAHQYLSHRDEAGPVLGQIKKRFGALLHAPAGDLADIAKHTPVDIGVDGRHTDDNGVEIVPTPGHSPGAVCYLVSGAEGRYLFTGDTLFRGADGRWHAGYIDGLHRPADAETIADSLDVLARLVPDFVISSAFGGDSAVHRIEAWHDILAEAKQGLPTRSASSRGH; via the coding sequence ATGCGTAAGATATTCGACGATTTATGGGAGACGCGGGTCGACTCCCCGTTCCCCGGCTTGACCACTCACGCGTACCTGTGGACCACGCGCCGCGTGCTGTTCTACTCGCCGGCCACCGCGGCCGACTTCGACGAGCTGGACTCCCTCGGCGGCGTGGCTCACCAGTACCTGTCTCATCGGGACGAAGCCGGCCCGGTGCTCGGCCAGATCAAGAAACGTTTCGGGGCGCTACTTCATGCTCCTGCAGGCGATCTCGCGGACATCGCGAAGCACACCCCGGTCGACATCGGCGTCGACGGACGTCACACCGACGACAACGGCGTCGAGATCGTGCCGACACCCGGCCACTCCCCCGGCGCGGTCTGCTATCTGGTGTCCGGCGCCGAAGGCCGCTACCTGTTCACCGGGGACACCTTGTTCCGCGGCGCGGACGGGCGCTGGCACGCCGGCTACATCGACGGATTACACCGGCCCGCCGACGCCGAGACGATCGCCGACAGCCTCGACGTGCTGGCCCGCCTGGTCCCGGACTTCGTGATATCCAGTGCGTTCGGCGGGGATTCGGCCGTGCATCGAATCGAGGCGTGGCACGACATCCTCGCCGAGGCGAAGCAGGGTCTGCCTACTCGTAGCGCATCCAGCCGCGGTCACTGA
- a CDS encoding phosphotransferase enzyme family protein yields the protein MSGMPPDHHSYARAALAAYDRAPDTPVRLLSLSENATYLVEDGDPMVLRVHRPGYHGLAAIRSELAWMTALRQDTDVVTPALIPAADGSDVVAAVVGDRTLAVDAMTFVDGCTAEERPDAVGYDELGQLTAQMHDHAERWSPPAFFTRFRWDLDATLGPAARWGNWRAAFGPGDDAAVEVERAAGRVAATLTEFGQTPDRFGLIHADLRMANLMVAATGPSGLTVIDFDDSGWSWYLADLGAVVSFIEDTPDAQRMISDWLHGYREVRAIPPAHLAMIPTFVMWRRLMLTAWVASHADSDAALTFGTGFATGTAALARRYLSDRGWMRYE from the coding sequence ATGTCCGGTATGCCGCCCGATCACCACAGCTATGCCCGCGCCGCGCTGGCCGCCTACGACCGCGCTCCGGACACGCCGGTGCGGCTGCTCAGTCTGTCGGAGAACGCGACCTATCTGGTCGAGGACGGCGATCCGATGGTGCTGCGGGTGCACCGGCCCGGCTACCACGGGCTCGCGGCGATCCGATCGGAGCTGGCGTGGATGACCGCGCTGCGGCAGGACACCGACGTCGTCACCCCGGCGCTGATTCCGGCGGCCGACGGAAGCGATGTGGTGGCCGCCGTCGTCGGGGACCGCACCTTGGCAGTCGATGCGATGACGTTCGTCGACGGCTGCACCGCCGAGGAACGGCCGGACGCGGTGGGCTACGACGAACTCGGGCAGCTGACCGCGCAGATGCACGACCACGCCGAGCGGTGGTCACCGCCGGCGTTCTTCACCCGGTTCCGGTGGGATCTGGACGCGACGCTGGGACCCGCTGCGCGGTGGGGAAACTGGCGCGCTGCTTTCGGTCCGGGTGACGACGCCGCCGTCGAGGTCGAGCGGGCGGCCGGCCGGGTGGCGGCGACGCTGACGGAGTTCGGACAGACACCGGACCGCTTCGGGCTGATCCATGCCGATCTGCGGATGGCCAACCTGATGGTCGCCGCCACCGGACCGTCGGGACTGACGGTCATCGACTTCGACGACAGCGGATGGTCCTGGTACCTGGCTGATCTCGGCGCGGTGGTGTCCTTCATCGAAGACACCCCGGACGCACAGCGGATGATCTCCGATTGGCTGCACGGCTATCGGGAGGTTCGGGCGATACCCCCCGCACACCTGGCGATGATCCCGACGTTCGTGATGTGGCGGCGGTTGATGTTGACCGCATGGGTGGCCTCGCACGCCGACTCCGACGCCGCGCTCACGTTCGGCACCGGATTCGCCACGGGCACCGCGGCGTTGGCGCGACGCTACCTCAGTGACCGCGGCTGGATGCGCTACGAGTAG
- the tgt gene encoding tRNA guanosine(34) transglycosylase Tgt: protein MEAELPGRHGRTGIIHTPHGDIHTPAFIAVGTQATVKAVLPETMKQLGAQAVLANAYHLYLQPGPDIVDEAGGLGAFMNWPGPTFTDSGGFQVMSLGVGFKKVLAMDAERVQADDIIAEGKQRLAHVDDDGVTFRSHLNGSTHRFTPEVSIGIQHRLGADIIFAFDELTTLVNTRAYQEQSVERTHRWAVRCVAEHRRLRELRPDRPPQALFGVVQGAQYEDLRRNAARGLAELDFDGFGIGGALEKQNLATIVGWVIDELPVDKPRHLLGISEPDDLFAAIEAGADTFDCVSPSRVARNAAVYSADGRFNITGSRYRRDFTPIDADCDCYTCAHYTRAYLHHLFKAKEILSATLCTIHNERFVIRLVDRIRAAIPDGRFDDLREHVLGRYYATPRAQ from the coding sequence GTGGAGGCTGAACTGCCGGGCCGGCACGGCCGGACCGGGATCATCCACACCCCGCACGGAGACATCCACACACCGGCCTTCATCGCCGTCGGTACCCAGGCCACCGTGAAGGCCGTGCTGCCCGAGACGATGAAACAACTCGGCGCCCAGGCCGTGCTGGCCAACGCCTACCACCTGTATCTGCAGCCGGGGCCGGACATCGTCGACGAGGCGGGCGGGCTCGGCGCGTTCATGAACTGGCCGGGACCGACATTCACCGACAGCGGTGGGTTCCAGGTGATGTCGCTGGGTGTCGGGTTCAAGAAGGTGCTCGCCATGGACGCCGAGCGGGTCCAGGCCGACGACATCATCGCCGAGGGCAAGCAACGCCTCGCCCATGTCGACGACGACGGCGTGACGTTCCGATCGCACCTGAACGGCTCGACGCACCGATTCACCCCGGAGGTGTCGATCGGCATTCAGCACCGACTCGGCGCCGACATCATCTTCGCGTTCGACGAACTGACCACGCTGGTCAACACCCGCGCCTACCAGGAGCAGTCGGTCGAACGCACGCACCGGTGGGCGGTGCGCTGCGTGGCCGAACACCGACGGCTGCGCGAGCTCCGACCCGACAGGCCGCCGCAGGCGCTGTTCGGGGTGGTGCAGGGCGCCCAGTACGAGGATCTACGTCGCAACGCCGCCCGCGGACTGGCCGAGCTGGACTTCGACGGCTTCGGCATCGGAGGCGCGCTGGAGAAGCAGAACCTCGCGACGATCGTCGGCTGGGTCATCGACGAGTTGCCGGTCGACAAGCCGCGCCACCTGCTGGGCATCAGCGAACCCGACGATCTGTTCGCGGCCATCGAAGCCGGCGCGGACACCTTCGACTGCGTGTCGCCGTCGCGGGTGGCGCGCAATGCGGCGGTGTACTCCGCGGACGGCCGCTTCAACATCACGGGCTCGCGCTACCGCCGGGACTTCACCCCGATCGACGCCGACTGCGATTGCTACACCTGTGCGCACTACACCCGGGCTTACCTGCACCACCTGTTCAAGGCCAAGGAGATCCTGTCCGCGACGTTGTGCACGATCCACAACGAGCGGTTCGTCATCCGGCTGGTGGACCGGATCCGGGCGGCCATCCCCGACGGCCGGTTCGATGACCTGCGGGAGCACGTCCTCGGCCGGTACTACGCGACGCCGCGTGCACAATGA
- a CDS encoding cytochrome P450, producing the protein MTTAADPQSLLVTLLDPAHRADPYPIFRQIREFGPLRLPELNLAVFTSYADCDQVLRHPASASDRLKSTVTQRLIAEGNEARPVGTPGFLFLDPPDHTRLRGLVSKAFVPKVVKNLEPDIVALVDDLLARADGTFDVISGLAYPLPVAVICRLLGVPLEDEPRFSEASGLLAQSLDPFLTVTGAAGDGHEARLAAGLWLRDYLRTLIAERRRHPGEDLMSALIAVEEAGDQLTEDEIVATCNLLLVAGHETTVNLIANATLALLRDPAQWRALATDSGRAAVVIEETLRYDPPVQLIGRVAAEDMTIGGADVPTGDNMLLLLAAAHRDPAVFGRPDEFDPDRPSIRHLGFGKGPHFCLGAPLARLEATVALTALTRRFPGAMLAGEPGYKPNVTLRGMSELTVSL; encoded by the coding sequence ATGACCACCGCCGCGGATCCGCAGTCGTTGTTGGTGACGCTGCTCGACCCGGCCCACCGCGCTGATCCGTACCCGATCTTCCGGCAGATCCGCGAGTTCGGTCCGCTGCGGCTGCCCGAACTGAATCTCGCGGTCTTCACGTCCTACGCCGACTGTGACCAGGTGCTGCGCCATCCTGCGTCGGCCAGCGATCGGCTCAAGTCCACGGTCACCCAGCGGTTGATCGCCGAGGGCAATGAAGCCCGCCCGGTCGGAACCCCGGGGTTCCTCTTCCTCGATCCGCCCGACCACACCCGGCTGCGGGGCCTGGTCAGCAAGGCATTCGTCCCGAAGGTCGTGAAGAACCTCGAGCCCGACATCGTCGCGCTGGTCGACGATCTGCTCGCGCGAGCCGACGGCACCTTCGACGTGATCTCCGGCCTGGCCTATCCGCTGCCGGTCGCGGTGATCTGCCGCCTGCTCGGTGTCCCGCTCGAGGACGAGCCCCGGTTCAGCGAGGCCTCGGGGCTTCTCGCGCAATCGCTGGATCCTTTCCTGACGGTCACCGGCGCGGCCGGGGACGGCCACGAGGCGCGGCTCGCCGCCGGGCTGTGGCTGCGTGACTACCTGCGGACGCTGATCGCCGAGCGTCGGCGCCATCCCGGCGAGGACCTGATGTCGGCGCTGATCGCGGTCGAAGAGGCCGGTGACCAACTCACCGAGGACGAGATCGTCGCGACGTGCAACCTGCTGCTCGTCGCCGGCCACGAGACCACCGTGAACCTGATCGCCAACGCCACCTTGGCGCTGCTGCGTGACCCCGCCCAGTGGCGGGCGCTGGCCACCGACAGCGGCCGCGCCGCGGTGGTGATCGAGGAGACGCTGCGCTACGACCCGCCGGTGCAGCTGATCGGCCGGGTGGCCGCCGAGGACATGACGATCGGTGGCGCCGACGTGCCCACGGGCGACAACATGCTGTTGTTGCTGGCTGCGGCGCACCGCGACCCGGCGGTCTTCGGGCGCCCCGACGAGTTCGATCCCGACCGCCCGTCGATCCGCCACCTCGGCTTCGGCAAGGGCCCGCACTTCTGCCTCGGCGCCCCGTTGGCCCGGCTGGAGGCGACGGTGGCGCTGACGGCGCTGACGCGGCGTTTCCCCGGCGCGATGCTGGCCGGTGAACCCGGCTACAAACCGAATGTCACTCTGCGCGGGATGTCGGAGCTGACGGTCTCGTTGTGA
- a CDS encoding DUF732 domain-containing protein, with translation MKSLVGMLSVGLLSSAALVAAPPVHADEVAYLVNVHVRPGYNFPNADAALGYGRSICDRVAAQLPYAELVDQVKADFRTSDYYQGAYLINQAVNELCPAQIWQLRKSAAGYVPS, from the coding sequence ATGAAGTCGCTGGTAGGAATGCTTTCGGTGGGTTTGCTGTCGTCGGCTGCACTGGTTGCCGCCCCGCCGGTACACGCCGATGAGGTCGCCTATCTGGTCAACGTGCACGTCCGGCCCGGCTACAACTTCCCCAACGCAGACGCCGCACTGGGTTACGGCCGCAGCATCTGCGACCGGGTGGCCGCCCAGCTGCCCTACGCCGAACTGGTCGACCAGGTGAAGGCCGACTTCCGCACCAGCGATTACTACCAGGGCGCGTACCTGATCAATCAGGCCGTCAACGAGCTGTGCCCCGCGCAGATCTGGCAGTTGCGGAAGTCGGCCGCCGGCTACGTTCCTTCCTAG
- a CDS encoding lipoprotein LpqH: MKRSVLVAVGGAAIFVAGLSGCSSDNKSETTGETSAVASAEGKSTVTIDGQEQEVAGTVTCATMGGNINIAMGDPSGGMGAVLSEGDPPSVVSVALGNVDGMNLGYAANAGQGEASVEKDGNTYKITGTATGMDMANPMQPVNKPFEIEVTCP, from the coding sequence GTGAAGCGTTCCGTCCTCGTCGCCGTCGGCGGCGCAGCGATCTTCGTCGCCGGCCTGTCGGGTTGTTCCTCCGACAACAAGTCCGAAACAACCGGGGAGACCTCGGCGGTCGCCTCGGCCGAGGGCAAGAGCACCGTGACCATCGACGGTCAGGAACAGGAAGTGGCCGGTACCGTCACGTGCGCGACCATGGGCGGCAACATCAACATCGCGATGGGCGACCCCAGCGGTGGGATGGGCGCCGTACTCAGCGAGGGTGACCCGCCGTCGGTCGTCTCGGTCGCGCTGGGCAACGTCGACGGCATGAACCTCGGCTACGCGGCCAACGCCGGACAGGGCGAGGCCTCCGTCGAGAAGGACGGCAACACCTACAAGATCACCGGGACGGCCACCGGCATGGACATGGCCAACCCGATGCAGCCGGTGAACAAGCCGTTCGAGATCGAGGTGACCTGCCCCTGA
- a CDS encoding flavin monoamine oxidase family protein, which produces MASRSADVIVVGAGISGLVAARTVLQAGLTPLVLEADTRVGGRILTEEVLPGLSVELGAQWIGDTHHRMFALAAELGVDTYPQYDDGETSYELAGAGVLREKAFHTRFAAELADLQRVLRRLDALAAEVPPDAPWSAPHAAEWDAVTAGAWYDAQGLAPVARELLEICTVGILAVPTVEVSLLHLLFTIQTCGVTAELFAESEGGAQTTRFTGGTGEIPNRLAAQLSDHLVLDAPVQLIEHSAEHVTVTCRGGLVAQGRRVIVAISPALAGRIMYDPPLSGDRDQLTQRAPNASAMKAFFVYDEPFWRAEGLNGQLISSDGPARMSNDTCLPGDDRGVVLLFLEGDQARTYGRWPRADRQAALTAELVRHFGPRAGRPEAYVDGEWTDRQWTRGCYNANFGPLVWTTYGHTLAAPVGAIHWASTDTAIRWSAYMEGAVEAGERAALAVIDEVLN; this is translated from the coding sequence ATGGCATCGAGGTCGGCCGACGTCATCGTCGTCGGCGCCGGCATCTCCGGGTTGGTCGCGGCGCGCACCGTGCTACAGGCGGGCCTGACGCCGCTGGTGCTGGAGGCCGACACTCGGGTGGGCGGACGCATTCTGACCGAGGAAGTACTGCCCGGGCTGTCCGTGGAGCTGGGCGCGCAGTGGATCGGTGACACCCACCACCGGATGTTCGCGCTGGCTGCCGAATTGGGTGTGGACACCTACCCGCAGTACGACGACGGGGAAACCTCCTACGAGCTGGCCGGCGCCGGTGTGCTGCGCGAGAAGGCTTTTCATACGCGGTTCGCCGCCGAGCTCGCCGACCTGCAGCGAGTGCTGCGGCGCCTCGACGCGCTGGCCGCCGAGGTTCCGCCCGATGCCCCGTGGTCGGCGCCGCACGCCGCCGAGTGGGATGCCGTCACCGCGGGCGCCTGGTACGACGCACAAGGCTTGGCACCGGTGGCCAGGGAGCTGTTGGAGATCTGCACCGTCGGCATTCTGGCTGTGCCCACCGTCGAGGTGTCGTTGCTGCACCTGCTGTTCACGATCCAGACCTGCGGTGTCACTGCGGAGTTGTTCGCCGAATCCGAGGGCGGAGCGCAGACCACGCGGTTCACCGGCGGCACCGGGGAGATCCCGAACCGGTTGGCGGCCCAGCTTTCCGACCATCTCGTCCTCGACGCGCCGGTGCAGCTGATCGAGCACAGCGCCGAACACGTCACGGTGACGTGCCGGGGCGGGCTGGTGGCGCAGGGGCGCCGGGTGATCGTCGCGATCTCCCCGGCGCTGGCCGGGCGCATCATGTACGACCCGCCGCTGTCCGGTGACCGCGATCAGCTGACCCAGCGGGCGCCCAACGCGTCGGCGATGAAGGCGTTCTTCGTCTACGACGAACCGTTCTGGCGCGCAGAGGGTCTCAACGGCCAACTGATCTCCAGCGACGGGCCGGCACGGATGTCCAATGACACCTGCCTGCCCGGCGACGATCGCGGCGTGGTGCTGCTGTTCCTCGAGGGTGACCAGGCCCGCACCTACGGCCGGTGGCCGCGCGCCGACCGGCAGGCGGCGCTGACCGCCGAATTGGTCCGGCATTTCGGTCCGCGGGCAGGCAGGCCGGAGGCCTACGTCGACGGCGAGTGGACCGACCGGCAGTGGACCCGCGGCTGCTACAACGCCAACTTCGGCCCGCTGGTATGGACCACCTACGGCCACACACTGGCCGCACCCGTCGGCGCGATCCACTGGGCGTCCACCGACACCGCCATCCGCTGGAGCGCCTACATGGAAGGCGCGGTGGAAGCCGGCGAGCGGGCGGCACTGGCCGTCATCGACGAGGTGCTGAACTAG
- the gluQRS gene encoding tRNA glutamyl-Q(34) synthetase GluQRS, whose translation MTSPAGAGRFAPSPSADLHIGNLRTAVLAWLFARSTGRRFLMRVEDLDDRTDTDVADRQLADLAALGVTWDGEVERQSAQRQRYDDVVDQLAADHQLFECYCSRKDIASAPRAPHAPEGAYPGTCRDLTAAQRAARRDATRRPPALRLRTAVTSYTVHDIVHGDYTGVVDDFVVRRGDGVPAYNLAVVVDDAASGIDQVVRGDDLLASSPRQAYLAHLLGYPQPVYAHVPLVLNADGARLAKRDGAVTLAEIGVTETLAMIADSLGYTARTLPEMLGEFDPLTLPRSPWIYRPG comes from the coding sequence GTGACGAGCCCCGCCGGTGCGGGCCGGTTCGCACCGAGCCCGTCGGCCGACCTGCACATCGGCAATCTGCGCACCGCGGTGCTGGCATGGCTGTTCGCCCGCTCCACCGGACGGCGCTTCCTGATGCGGGTCGAAGACCTCGACGACCGCACCGACACCGACGTCGCCGATCGGCAGCTCGCCGACCTGGCCGCCCTGGGCGTCACCTGGGACGGCGAGGTAGAACGCCAGAGCGCGCAACGGCAACGCTACGACGACGTCGTCGATCAGCTGGCAGCGGATCACCAGTTGTTCGAATGTTATTGCAGCAGAAAGGACATCGCGTCGGCGCCGCGAGCACCGCACGCACCGGAGGGGGCCTACCCGGGCACGTGTCGCGACCTGACCGCCGCACAACGCGCGGCGCGGCGCGACGCGACGCGACGTCCGCCCGCGCTGCGGCTGCGCACCGCGGTCACCTCGTACACGGTGCACGACATCGTGCACGGCGACTACACCGGCGTGGTGGACGACTTCGTGGTGCGGCGCGGTGACGGGGTCCCCGCCTACAACCTCGCGGTGGTCGTCGATGATGCGGCATCCGGCATCGACCAGGTGGTGCGCGGCGACGACCTGCTCGCATCGTCGCCGCGGCAGGCTTATCTGGCGCACCTGCTCGGATACCCGCAGCCGGTGTACGCCCATGTGCCGCTGGTGCTCAACGCCGACGGTGCCCGGCTGGCCAAACGCGACGGCGCGGTAACGCTCGCCGAGATCGGCGTGACCGAGACGCTGGCGATGATCGCCGACTCGCTGGGCTACACCGCCCGCACCCTGCCCGAGATGCTCGGCGAGTTCGATCCGCTCACATTGCCGCGCTCGCCATGGATCTACCGCCCCGGGTGA
- a CDS encoding DUF222 domain-containing protein, whose amino-acid sequence MQLLSSDGVGNRFRVEMAERLETQERLNRGLMYRVFGEVADPPDESGMLPELPVRLSMRLRIPPREVKRRMKLAGNICGRRQLSGPPLSPLLPAVADAVRSGRIGDDHVTAITKVLKKLPSATSADDRTDVETSLVREAERSDADIVTVVGQRIDDLFNPDGHLDEADRAQQRGVRLGPQRSDGLSRISGVVDPETRCYIEACAAAVRPGRYLPDGSVAELPDLRSVAQRCHDGIKLGLKLGIASGEMGSHRGHPVTVIVRTTLADLNQAAHAVNDPNVSMPSPARTGGDTALPMRDVIRMASDAIHYLAVFDGHTERPLYLGRQTRIATTDQRMICYARDGGCTRPNCTAPGYHCEVHHDDEWGKGGRTDADALFFGCGPDHKLLTLGRMSATVRSGRLAWTDGLSPPRINRVHHPDELLRGDPDPPNIESR is encoded by the coding sequence ATGCAGCTGTTGTCCTCCGACGGCGTCGGGAATCGCTTTCGGGTCGAGATGGCCGAACGCCTCGAGACACAGGAGCGACTCAATCGCGGCCTGATGTACCGGGTTTTCGGCGAGGTCGCCGACCCTCCCGACGAAAGCGGAATGCTGCCCGAGCTGCCGGTCCGGTTGAGCATGCGGTTGCGCATCCCACCCCGGGAAGTCAAACGGCGAATGAAGTTGGCCGGCAATATCTGTGGCCGTCGTCAGCTTTCGGGTCCGCCGCTGTCTCCGCTTCTGCCGGCGGTGGCCGACGCCGTGCGGTCGGGGCGCATCGGGGACGACCATGTCACGGCGATCACGAAGGTTCTGAAGAAGCTGCCGTCGGCCACGTCGGCCGACGATCGTACGGATGTCGAGACCAGCCTGGTGCGGGAAGCCGAGCGTAGCGACGCCGACATCGTCACGGTGGTCGGTCAGCGCATCGACGATCTCTTCAACCCCGACGGCCACCTCGACGAAGCCGACCGCGCGCAGCAGCGGGGCGTCCGATTGGGACCCCAGCGCAGCGACGGGCTGTCGCGGATCAGTGGAGTCGTCGACCCGGAGACCAGGTGCTACATCGAGGCGTGCGCCGCGGCGGTGCGCCCTGGGCGGTATCTGCCCGACGGATCCGTCGCGGAGTTGCCCGACCTCCGCAGCGTGGCGCAGCGCTGCCACGACGGAATCAAGCTCGGTCTCAAACTCGGCATCGCATCCGGCGAAATGGGTTCCCATCGCGGTCATCCCGTGACGGTGATCGTGCGCACCACGCTGGCCGACCTGAACCAGGCGGCGCACGCAGTCAACGACCCGAACGTCTCGATGCCGTCGCCGGCCCGCACCGGGGGTGACACCGCGCTGCCGATGCGCGACGTCATCCGGATGGCCAGCGACGCCATCCACTATCTCGCCGTCTTCGACGGCCACACCGAACGTCCGCTGTATCTCGGGAGGCAAACGCGCATCGCCACAACGGATCAGCGGATGATCTGCTACGCCCGCGACGGCGGCTGCACCCGACCGAACTGTACGGCGCCCGGCTACCACTGCGAGGTCCACCACGACGACGAATGGGGCAAGGGCGGTCGCACCGACGCCGATGCCCTGTTCTTCGGCTGCGGGCCCGACCACAAGTTGCTCACTCTGGGGCGGATGTCCGCGACAGTCCGCAGCGGACGTCTGGCGTGGACCGACGGCCTGTCACCACCGCGGATCAACCGCGTGCACCATCCCGACGAGTTGTTGCGCGGCGACCCCGACCCGCCCAATATCGAGAGTCGGTGA
- a CDS encoding rhodanese-like domain-containing protein has product MTAVDARQYFAAKLAHEIDPADLAQIRGADVSPVVVDTRSRAAWNQGHLPGALHIPGRELAQRARRELPDRSADIVVYCWGPGCNGATKAAFTLSDMGYERVRELIGGFEYWAREGLPVVTGSGLDGSAHPGR; this is encoded by the coding sequence ATGACCGCAGTCGATGCCCGGCAGTACTTCGCCGCCAAGCTCGCCCACGAGATCGACCCCGCCGACCTTGCCCAGATCCGGGGCGCTGACGTCTCGCCGGTCGTGGTCGACACCCGGTCGAGGGCCGCATGGAACCAAGGCCACCTGCCCGGTGCCCTGCACATCCCCGGGAGGGAACTCGCGCAGCGCGCTCGCCGCGAGCTCCCCGATCGCAGCGCTGACATCGTCGTGTACTGCTGGGGGCCGGGGTGTAACGGCGCGACCAAAGCCGCATTCACGCTGAGCGACATGGGATATGAACGGGTGCGCGAACTCATCGGCGGTTTCGAGTACTGGGCCAGGGAGGGATTACCGGTGGTCACCGGATCAGGTCTGGACGGTTCTGCTCACCCGGGGCGGTAG